In Bacteroidota bacterium, the following proteins share a genomic window:
- a CDS encoding M20/M25/M40 family metallo-hydrolase has protein sequence MKRLICTLVVCAALIGSASAQERVDTAMIAKIKSEGMNNSKIMETLSYLSDVYGPRLTASPEFKEAADWAKKKLEEMGLQNVSFETWKFGKGWSMKYFSAEMIEPRVLPLIAYPKAWSPSTRGTVKGYPIYLDAKADDDLQQYKGKLKGAIVFTSDPRELKAHFSADAERLSDEDLLKLANADLPRGRGRAGRRDTTMFRVLRERAAAARKRLEFCQQEGAAIVVENSAGDDGTLFVQGATVPQPPNLPPDKRVNAYDDDAPKIPVEIVVAAEHYNRIIRMMQKGSRVKLEINLEAEFYDDQPGMNIVGEIPGTDLKDEVVMIGGHFDSWHGGTGATDNGTGSAVCIEAMRILKALDAKPRRTIRMALWGGEEEGLIGSREYVKRHFGERDTAQGGTYGQIKKKPDYEKLYVYFNNDNGTGKVRGVYMQGNEAVRPIFRAWLGPFADMDASTLTLENTGGTDHLSFDAIGLPGFQFIQDNIDYETRTHHSNMDLFDRVQENDVKQAAVIMAAFAYDAAMRDGAFPHKPLMPLTGTRAPF, from the coding sequence ATGAAACGTCTTATTTGTACTCTTGTTGTGTGTGCAGCATTGATCGGCAGCGCCTCGGCGCAGGAGAGAGTCGATACGGCGATGATCGCCAAGATCAAGAGCGAGGGAATGAATAACTCGAAGATCATGGAAACGCTGAGCTACCTCTCGGATGTCTACGGCCCGAGGCTTACTGCTTCCCCAGAGTTCAAGGAAGCCGCGGACTGGGCCAAGAAGAAGCTTGAGGAGATGGGACTGCAAAACGTCTCGTTTGAAACGTGGAAATTCGGCAAAGGCTGGTCGATGAAGTATTTTTCCGCTGAGATGATCGAGCCGCGTGTTCTGCCGCTCATTGCATATCCGAAGGCATGGTCACCTTCCACCAGGGGAACGGTGAAAGGATATCCGATCTATCTTGATGCAAAAGCGGACGACGACCTGCAGCAGTACAAAGGGAAGCTCAAAGGAGCGATCGTCTTTACCAGCGATCCCCGCGAATTGAAGGCACATTTTTCGGCGGATGCCGAGCGGCTGAGCGACGAAGATCTGCTGAAACTGGCGAATGCCGATCTCCCCCGGGGACGCGGCCGCGCCGGAAGGAGAGATACGACCATGTTTCGCGTCCTCCGAGAACGTGCTGCCGCTGCTCGAAAAAGACTCGAGTTCTGCCAGCAGGAAGGGGCAGCCATCGTTGTCGAGAATTCGGCCGGGGATGACGGCACACTGTTCGTCCAGGGAGCAACCGTTCCCCAGCCCCCGAACCTGCCGCCGGACAAAAGGGTGAATGCGTACGACGACGATGCTCCGAAAATCCCCGTCGAGATCGTTGTGGCAGCAGAACACTATAACCGGATCATCAGGATGATGCAAAAAGGAAGCCGCGTAAAACTGGAAATCAATCTCGAAGCGGAATTCTACGACGACCAGCCGGGGATGAATATTGTCGGCGAGATCCCGGGGACGGACCTGAAAGATGAAGTGGTCATGATCGGCGGACATTTTGATTCGTGGCACGGAGGAACAGGCGCCACCGACAATGGCACCGGTTCCGCGGTCTGTATCGAGGCAATGCGAATTTTGAAAGCGCTCGACGCAAAGCCGCGGCGGACGATCCGCATGGCGTTATGGGGAGGTGAAGAAGAAGGATTGATCGGCTCGAGAGAATATGTCAAGAGGCACTTCGGCGAGCGGGATACGGCCCAGGGGGGCACGTACGGCCAGATCAAGAAGAAGCCCGACTATGAGAAGCTTTATGTCTATTTCAACAACGACAACGGCACCGGCAAGGTGCGCGGAGTGTACATGCAGGGGAACGAAGCGGTGCGGCCGATCTTCAGGGCATGGCTTGGACCGTTCGCGGATATGGATGCCTCGACGCTGACGCTCGAGAACACCGGCGGGACCGACCATCTCTCGTTCGATGCCATCGGTCTGCCCGGATTCCAATTCATCCAGGACAACATCGACTATGAAACGCGGACGCATCATTCCAACATGGACCTCTTCGACCGCGTGCAGGAAAACGACGTGAAGCAGGCGGCGGTGATCATGGCGGCGTTTGCGTACGACGCGGCGATGCGCGACGGAGCATTTCCGCACAAACCGCTGATGCCGCTCACCGGAACGAGAGCGCCGTTTTAA
- a CDS encoding Sir2 family NAD-dependent protein deacetylase, with the protein MKTVVVFSGAGLSAESGIPTFRDSGGLWDQHRIEDVASPEGWERNKHLVLNFYEQRFLRGMECKPNPAHEAIARLASRYDVVNITQNIDTLLERAGSKNVWHLHGRIDHQKCERHYSIPAYSDSSYSCDYRAQISSPTKLGDTCPKCGSQLRPDVVWFGEAVDMRQDYLETLTRKAEIFIGVGTSAQVYPAAGLLPLFRRTRERFFIDPHPAYDMLDGFVILKGTASGQLPGLAEELLSAASAADQDPS; encoded by the coding sequence ATGAAAACCGTCGTTGTCTTTAGTGGTGCGGGGCTGTCAGCTGAAAGCGGCATTCCGACTTTTCGCGATTCCGGCGGATTGTGGGATCAGCATCGCATCGAGGATGTTGCTTCTCCGGAAGGATGGGAACGCAACAAGCATCTCGTCCTCAACTTCTACGAGCAGCGTTTTCTTCGGGGAATGGAGTGCAAGCCGAATCCGGCCCATGAAGCGATCGCCCGTCTCGCCTCCCGGTACGATGTCGTGAACATCACGCAGAACATCGACACGCTCCTTGAACGCGCCGGCTCGAAGAACGTCTGGCACCTCCACGGGAGGATCGACCATCAGAAGTGCGAACGGCATTATTCCATCCCCGCATATTCCGACTCGTCGTACTCATGCGATTACCGGGCGCAAATTTCATCCCCGACCAAGCTGGGAGACACATGTCCAAAATGCGGAAGCCAGCTCCGTCCGGACGTGGTCTGGTTTGGCGAGGCGGTCGATATGAGGCAGGATTATCTTGAAACACTGACGCGCAAGGCAGAGATCTTTATCGGTGTCGGTACCTCGGCTCAGGTTTATCCGGCGGCCGGCCTGCTTCCGCTCTTCAGGCGGACCAGGGAACGGTTTTTTATCGACCCCCATCCGGCGTATGACATGCTGGACGGTTTCGTAATTCTCAAGGGGACTGCCAGCGGGCAGTTGCCGGGGCTGGCAGAAGAGCTGCTGTCCGCGGCATCCGCGGCAGATCAGGACCCTTCTTGA
- a CDS encoding UPF0164 family protein yields the protein MKLTSRISTAVVACFICTVSVRAGDTYIAKYAGEFMAIGVGGRALGLGGAYVALANDVTAGFWNPAGLARINYPEFELMHDEQFGSLENFDYGAVAFPFGANDTTGTVADQDGTLRPVINYNASSFGISVMRLGIDGIPDTRSLDTNGDGVFNDLDGRPDYSQITFFNSADWAVYFSYARQYSERLFYGANLKLIRRDIGDYHATGIGFDLGGIYQPTDNLSFGANVQDITTTLIAWNTGTNELVSPTLKIGGAYLFEIFGGRLGPSIDTDVRFEGRKFSSTAYLGPVSFDPHGGVEFDYKKTVALRVGYDDTKNLTLGAGVHLRKLDIDYAFAKFNGEDQLGNSHRISLRLIIQEDKYRRGAE from the coding sequence ATGAAACTCACGTCAAGAATATCAACGGCAGTGGTCGCGTGTTTCATTTGCACGGTTTCCGTCCGCGCCGGGGATACGTATATAGCCAAATATGCCGGTGAATTCATGGCGATCGGCGTCGGCGGACGCGCGCTCGGCCTCGGCGGAGCGTACGTCGCCCTTGCCAACGACGTGACCGCAGGCTTTTGGAATCCGGCGGGACTCGCCCGCATCAACTACCCGGAATTTGAGCTGATGCACGACGAACAGTTCGGCAGTCTTGAGAACTTTGATTACGGCGCAGTCGCATTCCCGTTCGGGGCGAACGATACGACCGGCACCGTCGCCGACCAGGACGGCACACTCCGTCCGGTCATCAACTATAACGCCTCGTCGTTCGGCATCAGTGTGATGCGGCTCGGCATCGACGGCATTCCCGACACCCGCTCGTTGGACACGAACGGCGATGGAGTATTCAACGACCTCGACGGGCGTCCGGATTATTCACAGATAACTTTTTTCAATTCCGCCGACTGGGCGGTCTACTTTTCGTATGCCCGCCAATATTCGGAACGTCTTTTTTACGGAGCGAACCTCAAATTGATCCGCCGCGATATCGGAGACTACCATGCAACGGGGATCGGGTTCGACCTCGGAGGAATTTACCAGCCGACCGACAATCTCTCTTTCGGCGCGAATGTTCAGGATATCACCACCACGCTCATTGCCTGGAATACCGGAACGAACGAGCTGGTCTCGCCGACGCTGAAGATCGGCGGAGCCTATCTGTTCGAAATTTTCGGCGGCCGGCTCGGTCCGTCGATCGATACCGATGTCCGTTTTGAGGGGAGAAAATTTTCGTCGACCGCATACCTGGGACCGGTCAGCTTCGACCCTCACGGCGGAGTGGAATTCGACTACAAAAAAACCGTCGCCCTGCGCGTCGGCTACGACGATACGAAGAACCTCACGCTCGGCGCGGGGGTCCATCTTCGCAAGCTCGACATCGATTACGCCTTCGCGAAGTTCAACGGGGAGGATCAGCTGGGGAATTCACACCGCATCTCGCTTCGCTTGATCATCCAGGAAGATAAATACAGACGGGGAGCCGAGTGA
- a CDS encoding CHASE2 domain-containing protein, translating to MKRLTPWLIRISLSLGIALLVIVFVQDAVFEFHFFDRLKLSFIDKSFAKRGPLPYSEDSLDVVIVTISDKSDQTVPDHFPFPRSYYARAIRNLNRAGALAIGIDMTFEDPDGHGPQHDTELFEAIKKYRNVVLAGKTEIRAENVSIKRKNENYHNIFYSADSSVGVVYVPNDEDGLYRRYKVLAEDPGEETLLPTFAFALMNKYLHLPSTTVCSEEKKYFVLGDRRIPKYDDVSILINYHGLAGKTFKHFDIADILDDETFTTNEEAKLHTQINTFDDPDIGLMQTGAFRNKIVLIGPAFPESKDIFPVSIAPRDNPDNNLMYGVELHANALQTLIHQNFIVRPELWVELVYTLVCSLLSFLVVSALKLIKSSVEFVYETIALLFIGLEVYAIISLADYAFSAHNLLIPVVPPIAAVFANYVGSAVYQYLTERKQKVMIKGMFSQYLNPHVVNELIAHPEKLKLGGERKELSVLFSDIAGFTTFSEKLPPEELVLVLNEYLSAMTEIVFKNDGTLDKYEGDAVMAFWGAPVELDNNALHACNAAVEMQEKLVEIREKWRAEGKPNVHVRIGLNTGEMVVGNMGGIGKFDYTVIGDSVNLGSRLEGANKQYGTYIMASERTQELVKEYFAFRELDLLVVKGKTLPIKVFELLGRKGNGVPDKKLAAVEKYLAGLALYRNKQFAEAINKFNEALAIDPDDSPSSLYIERSRMYLENPPPEEWNGVFILKTK from the coding sequence TTGAAACGTTTGACGCCATGGCTCATCCGTATTTCGCTCAGTCTCGGCATCGCCCTGCTTGTCATCGTGTTCGTGCAGGATGCGGTCTTTGAATTCCATTTCTTCGACCGGCTGAAGCTCTCCTTCATCGATAAATCATTCGCCAAACGCGGTCCCCTCCCCTATTCCGAGGACTCCCTCGACGTCGTCATCGTTACCATCTCCGATAAATCTGACCAGACAGTGCCGGATCATTTCCCCTTTCCGCGGAGTTATTACGCGCGGGCGATCCGCAACCTCAACAGAGCGGGGGCATTGGCGATCGGAATAGACATGACGTTCGAGGATCCCGACGGGCACGGCCCGCAGCATGACACGGAGCTTTTTGAGGCGATCAAGAAATACCGAAACGTCGTTCTTGCGGGAAAGACAGAGATCAGAGCCGAGAACGTGTCGATCAAGCGGAAGAACGAAAATTACCACAACATCTTCTATTCGGCGGACAGTTCGGTCGGCGTCGTGTACGTGCCGAACGATGAGGATGGACTGTACCGGCGGTACAAGGTCCTTGCGGAAGACCCGGGCGAAGAGACCCTCCTTCCGACGTTCGCGTTCGCACTGATGAACAAGTACCTTCATCTCCCCTCTACGACGGTGTGCAGCGAGGAGAAGAAATATTTCGTCCTCGGAGACCGGCGCATCCCGAAATACGACGACGTTTCGATCCTTATAAATTATCACGGCCTTGCGGGAAAAACTTTCAAGCACTTCGACATTGCCGATATCCTCGACGACGAGACATTTACGACCAATGAAGAGGCGAAGCTTCATACTCAGATCAATACGTTCGACGACCCGGATATCGGACTGATGCAGACCGGTGCGTTCAGGAACAAGATCGTCTTGATCGGCCCCGCTTTTCCCGAATCGAAGGACATTTTTCCCGTATCGATCGCTCCCCGCGACAACCCCGACAACAACCTGATGTACGGCGTCGAGCTCCACGCCAACGCGCTCCAGACGTTGATCCATCAAAATTTCATCGTCCGCCCCGAACTATGGGTTGAGCTGGTCTACACGCTCGTCTGTTCCCTCCTCAGTTTCCTCGTGGTCTCCGCGCTGAAGCTCATCAAATCGTCGGTCGAATTCGTCTACGAGACGATCGCGCTCCTGTTCATCGGCCTTGAAGTGTATGCCATTATCTCGCTGGCCGATTATGCGTTCTCCGCCCACAATCTGCTGATCCCGGTCGTCCCGCCGATCGCGGCCGTATTCGCCAATTACGTCGGCAGCGCGGTCTATCAATACCTGACGGAACGAAAGCAGAAGGTGATGATCAAGGGAATGTTCAGCCAGTATCTGAACCCTCATGTGGTCAACGAGCTGATCGCGCATCCGGAAAAATTGAAGCTCGGCGGCGAACGGAAGGAACTCTCCGTTCTCTTCAGCGACATCGCCGGCTTCACGACCTTTTCGGAAAAATTGCCGCCGGAAGAGCTTGTCCTGGTCCTGAACGAGTATCTGAGCGCGATGACGGAGATCGTGTTCAAGAACGACGGCACGCTTGACAAGTACGAAGGCGACGCAGTGATGGCGTTCTGGGGAGCCCCCGTCGAGCTCGACAACAACGCGCTTCATGCCTGCAACGCCGCCGTCGAAATGCAGGAGAAGCTGGTGGAGATCAGGGAAAAGTGGAGAGCGGAAGGCAAACCGAACGTCCATGTCCGCATCGGATTGAACACCGGCGAAATGGTCGTCGGCAATATGGGGGGGATCGGGAAATTTGACTACACCGTCATCGGCGACAGCGTCAACCTGGGGTCGCGCCTTGAAGGAGCCAACAAGCAGTACGGAACGTACATCATGGCAAGCGAACGGACGCAGGAACTCGTGAAGGAGTATTTCGCATTTCGGGAACTCGATCTCCTTGTCGTGAAAGGGAAGACCCTGCCGATCAAAGTCTTCGAATTGCTCGGAAGGAAAGGGAACGGCGTCCCCGACAAAAAGCTTGCTGCCGTTGAAAAATATCTTGCGGGCCTGGCGTTATACAGAAACAAACAGTTTGCTGAAGCGATCAACAAGTTCAACGAAGCGCTCGCCATTGACCCGGACGACTCGCCCTCGTCGTTATACATCGAGCGTTCGCGCATGTATCTCGAAAACCCGCCGCCGGAAGAGTGGAACGGCGTCTTCATCCTCAAAACGAAGTAG
- a CDS encoding FecR family protein — translation MRTLFILLLAAVVSSIGSAVAAPAFDPDKPVALIYKPVGTVEFLKEGKTWTKAAPATPLLSGDQVRTGANSFVVIKFIENSILRLQENSQITIHAELTANKEFSKDVNLDRGELTFDVKKRENEKFEFSTPTSVASIRGTQGMLITGSDSTDELILGAGIVLFTNNRSNQSVNVTPGQTAYSYANGKIEIKKTSPEELQKLQGALGSGGGGGTSANGTSSTGGFSVGFAIGAPVVTAGQDFSVTVELVQTSVPVDTLKSVVSYFALAYKSSGSSAYKELPASLTGSKVSFAVPGADVASPSMQIYVIFRTKTGVNLTYPPNDPQSNPIVIPVQSTGTNEIRLPFTDPNGNAKTMIIDY, via the coding sequence ATGAGAACATTGTTCATCCTTTTGCTGGCAGCCGTTGTTTCGTCGATCGGCTCGGCGGTCGCGGCTCCGGCGTTCGATCCTGATAAGCCGGTCGCTCTGATTTACAAGCCGGTCGGAACCGTCGAGTTCTTAAAAGAGGGAAAGACCTGGACGAAAGCCGCTCCCGCAACTCCCCTCCTATCGGGAGACCAGGTCAGGACCGGCGCGAATTCCTTTGTGGTCATCAAGTTCATCGAAAATTCGATCCTGCGGCTTCAGGAAAATTCCCAGATCACCATCCACGCCGAATTGACCGCCAATAAAGAATTTTCCAAAGATGTCAACCTCGACAGGGGCGAATTGACGTTTGACGTCAAGAAGAGGGAAAACGAAAAATTCGAATTTTCGACGCCGACATCGGTAGCGTCGATCCGAGGCACGCAAGGGATGCTGATCACAGGGTCTGACAGCACGGACGAGCTGATTCTCGGGGCCGGTATCGTCCTTTTCACGAACAACAGGTCAAACCAGTCGGTCAACGTCACGCCCGGACAAACGGCGTACTCGTATGCCAACGGGAAAATTGAAATAAAGAAAACCTCGCCTGAGGAACTGCAGAAACTGCAGGGAGCACTAGGAAGCGGAGGCGGAGGCGGAACGTCGGCTAACGGAACCTCTTCGACCGGCGGGTTCTCGGTCGGGTTTGCCATCGGAGCTCCGGTCGTCACTGCGGGACAGGACTTCAGTGTAACGGTCGAGCTCGTTCAAACGTCCGTCCCAGTGGACACGCTGAAATCCGTCGTCTCGTACTTCGCGCTGGCGTATAAGAGTTCGGGGAGCTCAGCGTACAAGGAATTGCCGGCATCATTGACCGGAAGCAAGGTCAGCTTCGCTGTTCCGGGAGCCGATGTCGCTTCTCCATCGATGCAGATCTATGTCATCTTCAGGACAAAGACGGGGGTCAACCTGACCTATCCGCCGAATGACCCGCAATCGAACCCGATCGTGATCCCGGTTCAGTCCACGGGGACGAACGAAATTCGGCTGCCGTTCACAGACCCAAATGGAAATGCGAAGACGATGATCATCGATTATTGA
- the rseP gene encoding RIP metalloprotease RseP: protein MEFLTTIFYFLITIGVLVFIHEFGHFLAAKACRMRVDRFSIGFPPRAFGKTFGETDYCVSWIPVGGYVKIAGMIDESFDTDFVNHEPQPWEFRSKPIWQRMIVISAGVIMNIFLAIAIFWGINFVNGGNFRQTTEVGYVIPNSAAEKAGFKEGDKILAVNGEKITHWDAIQSAMYVDFAGEDLTVDVERAGKAATIDVPHSLVPDISDAAFGFLPSSTEAVVGDVLRNKPAESAGVKPEDVIISIDHQQVINQFQVTRIIKANAGKKIEFEFRRNGGIVRTAITPTTEGMIGISIESRYVGPVLHERYSIIQALPRGLNDVYGATKLFVNSLWHIVVGKASFSKSVAGPVKIAQMATRTAEVGVMSFLGFMALLSISLAVMNILPFPALDGGHLAMLVYEAIFGKPIPHKVQQTVQQAGVLLLLTFMVFVIYNDIAGF, encoded by the coding sequence ATGGAATTCCTTACAACCATTTTTTATTTCCTGATCACGATCGGCGTCCTTGTGTTCATCCACGAGTTCGGCCATTTCCTCGCCGCGAAAGCATGCAGGATGCGCGTGGACCGATTCTCGATCGGATTTCCGCCGAGGGCGTTCGGCAAGACATTCGGCGAGACCGACTACTGTGTCTCTTGGATTCCCGTCGGCGGATACGTGAAGATCGCCGGGATGATCGATGAAAGCTTCGACACCGATTTCGTCAACCACGAACCGCAGCCGTGGGAATTCCGCTCCAAGCCGATCTGGCAGCGCATGATCGTCATCTCCGCCGGGGTGATCATGAACATCTTCCTTGCGATCGCGATCTTCTGGGGAATCAATTTCGTCAACGGCGGAAATTTCCGGCAGACGACCGAGGTCGGATATGTCATTCCGAACAGCGCCGCCGAGAAAGCAGGCTTCAAGGAAGGGGACAAGATCCTTGCGGTCAACGGAGAGAAGATCACCCATTGGGACGCGATCCAATCAGCGATGTACGTCGATTTCGCGGGAGAAGACCTGACCGTCGACGTCGAACGAGCCGGCAAAGCGGCAACCATCGACGTTCCGCATTCGCTTGTTCCGGATATTTCGGACGCAGCGTTCGGGTTCCTCCCCTCTTCCACGGAAGCAGTGGTCGGAGATGTTCTCAGGAATAAACCGGCGGAATCTGCGGGAGTCAAGCCGGAAGACGTCATCATCTCGATCGACCATCAACAAGTGATCAACCAGTTCCAGGTTACACGGATCATCAAAGCTAACGCCGGCAAGAAGATCGAATTCGAATTCAGAAGGAACGGAGGGATCGTCCGGACGGCGATCACACCGACGACGGAAGGAATGATCGGCATCAGCATCGAGAGCCGTTACGTCGGTCCGGTCCTGCATGAGCGGTACAGCATCATTCAAGCTCTCCCAAGAGGATTGAACGATGTCTACGGGGCGACAAAGCTATTCGTCAATTCCCTCTGGCATATCGTCGTCGGCAAAGCGTCGTTCTCAAAGTCGGTCGCCGGCCCGGTCAAGATCGCGCAGATGGCGACGCGAACAGCAGAGGTCGGCGTGATGAGCTTTCTCGGGTTTATGGCGCTCCTGAGCATCAGCCTCGCCGTGATGAATATCCTTCCGTTCCCGGCGCTGGACGGCGGACATCTTGCGATGCTGGTCTATGAGGCCATTTTCGGCAAGCCGATTCCTCATAAAGTTCAGCAGACGGTCCAGCAGGCGGGCGTCCTCCTCCTCCTGACATTCATGGTTTTCGTGATTTACAACGATATTGCGGGATTTTGA